From the genome of Malus domestica chromosome 04, GDT2T_hap1, one region includes:
- the LOC103425917 gene encoding transcription factor bHLH140 — MDMDIDETAKGEEKQGKPVVVILVGAPGSGKSTFCEHVMRSSSARPWVRVCQDTIKNGKAGTKAQCIESAMNALKDGKSVFIDRCNLEKEQRDEFVKLGGSTQVDVHAVVLDLPAKLCISRSVKRTGHEGNLQGGRAAAVVNRMLQKKELPKLSEGFARITCCQSESDVQSAVDAYSGLGPLDTLPSGYFGQKNTGAKVQLGIMRFLKKTDGPANTESTSKSVPDSNASQITEEKETSSKGTGSLSENSRKESKEGAELFVGSVGGDVSLNDSPTLAFPSISTADFQFDIEKASDIIVEKVIEFVNKLGNARLVLVDLSHKSKILSLVRAKASEKNIDSNKFFTFVGDITKLHSGGGLHCNVIANAANWRLKPGGGGVNAAIFNAGGPSLEVATKEQAQSLYPGSAVVVPVPATSPLFSREGVTHVIHVVGPNMNPHRPNCLNNDYSKGCKVLREAYTSLFEGFATIVRTQAKSPKGSIENLQAKLPESQEYSDSASRNHFTNSNQKTKREDPHKYERSKRSKAYQDDTEDSNTGKPDLSNKSSGSRTKSWGSWAQALYNTAMHPEKHKDAVLEISDDVVVLNDLYPKAKRHVLVVAQCEGLDRLSDVHKEHLPLLRTMHEVGLKWVEKFLHDDSSLVFRLGYHLDPSMRQLHLHVISQDFDSTHLKNKKHWNSFNTAFFRDSVDVVEEVSSDGKAKLKDDDSLLSMELRCHRCRSAHPNIPRLKSHITNCRATFPSTLLQNGRLIHAPSNVSIGP; from the exons ATGGACATGGATATCGACGAAACAGCCAAAG GGGAAGAAAAGCAAGGAAAGCCCGTCGTAGTAATATTGGTGGGTGCGCCCGGAAGCGGAAAGTCCACCTTCTGTGAGCATGTCATGCGCTCCTCCTCCGCTCGCCCCTGGGTTCGCGTTTGCCAG gATACTATAAAAAATGGTAAAGCGGGAACGAAAGCGCAGTGTATTGAGAGTGCAATGAATGCATTGAAGGATGGGAAGAGTGTTTTTATAGATAGGTGTAATCTGGAGAAAGAACAAAGGGATGAGTTTGTGAAGCTTGGTGGTAGTACCCAGGTTGATGTTCATGCTGTGgtgcttgatcttcctgccaaGCTTTGTATATCGCGGTCTGTGAAGAGAACAGGCCACGAGGGAAACTTGCAAGGTGGGAGAGCTGCTGCGGTTGTGAATAGAATGCTGCAGAAGAAAGAACTGCCTAAACTGAGTGAAGGGTTTGCTAGAATCACTTGTTGCCAGAGTGAGAGTGATGTTCAATCTGCCGTTGATGCATATAGTGGACTTGGTCCGTTGGATACACTTCCAAGTGGTTATTTTGGCCAGAAGAACACCGGTGCGAAAGTACAACTAGGTATAATGaggtttttaaagaaaacagatgGTCCTGCTAATACTGAATCCACTTCGAAGAGTGTACCAGATTCGAATGCTTCTCAAATTACTGAAGAAAAGGAAACCTCTTCAAAGGGAACAGGTTCATTGTCTGAAAATTCTCGTAAGGAGTCAAAGGAAGGTGCAGAGCTATTTGTAGGCTCTGTTGGCGGTGATGTTTCTCTAAACGATTCCCCCACTCTCGCATTTCCCTCCATATCGACAGCAGATTTTCAATTTGACATTGAGAAGGCGTCTGATATTATTGTCGAAAAAGTTATAGAATTTGTGAATAAGCTTGGAAATGCTAGACTTGTTTTAGTGGACTTGAGTCATAAATCAAAGATTTTGTCTTTGGTAAGGGCTAAAGCTTCAGAGAAAAACATTGACTCCAACAAGTTCTTCACATTTGTGGGAGATATCACTAAGCTTCATTCAGGAGGAGGTTTACACTGCAATGTAATAGCTAATGCTGCTAATTG GCGTCTTAAACCTGGAGGTGGAGGTGTCAATGCTGCAATCTTCAATGCTGGAGGTCCATCTTTGGAGGTTGCAACCAAAGAACAAGCCCAATCTCTGTATCCTGGGAGTGCCGTGGTTGTGCCTGTCCCTGCAACTTCTCCCTTGTTTAGTAGGGAAGGGGTAACCCATGTGATACATGTTGTTGGACCCAACATGAACCCACACAGACCAAATTGTCTGAACAATGACTATAGTAAAGGCTGCAAAGTTCTCCGGGAGGCTTACACTTCACTTTTCGAAGGTTTCGCAACAATTGTGAGGACCCAAGCAAAGTCACCCAAGGGAAGCATTGAGAACTTGCAGGCAAAGCTGCCAGAGTCACAAGAATATTCTGACAGTGCCTCTAGAAATCATTTTACAAACAGCAATCAAAAGACTaagagagaggatcctcatAAATATGAGAGGAGCAAAAGAAGTAAAGCATATCAGGATGATACTGAAGATTCTAACACTGGTAAACCAGACCTGAGCAACAAGTCCAGTGGAAGCAGGACTAAATCCTGGGGGTCATGGGCTCAGGCTCTCTACAACACTGCTATGCACCCAGAGAAGCACAAGGATGCAGTACTAGAGATATCAGATGATGTCGTTGTGCTGAATGATCTTTATCCAAAG GCAAAAAGGCATGTTTTGGTGGTGGCACAATGTGAAGGTCTTGATCGACTGTCAGATGTTCATAAAGAACACCTTCCATTGTTAAGGACAATGCATGAAGTTGGTCTGAAGTGGGTTGAGAAATTCTTGCATGATGATTCGTCTTTGGTCTTCCGTCTTGGATATCACTTG GATCCCTCAATGCGACAGCTGCATCTGCATGTTATCAGCCAGGATTTTGATTCAACACACTTGAAGAATAAGAAACATTGGAACTCCTTCAATACTGCTTTCTTTCGAGACTCCGTGGATGTGGTAGAGGAAGTTAGTAGTGATGGAAAAGCAAAGCTAAAAGATGACGATAGCCTATTGTCTATGGAGTTGCGATGCCACCGATGTAGAAGCGCTCACCCCAACATACCCCGATTAAAATCTCACATTACTAACTGTCGAGCCACCTTTCCAAGCACCCTGCTCCAAAATGGTCGTCTTATTCACGCACCAAGCAATGTCAGCATTGGTCCGTAG
- the LOC103425929 gene encoding pyruvate decarboxylase 2-like, giving the protein MDTKIGSLDVCKPACTNVGSLPNGAASAIQSTAPSTVNSSDATLGRHIARRLVQIGVTDVFTVPGDFNLTLLDHLIAEPGLTNIGCCNELNAGYAADGYARSRGVGACVVTFTVGGLSVLNAIAGAYSENLPLICIVGGPNSNDYGTHRILHHTIGLPDFSQELTCFQTVTCYQAMVNNLEDAHEMIDTAISTALKESKPVYISISCNLAGIPHPTFSRDPVPFSLSPRLSNHLGLEAAVEAAAEFLNKAVKPVMVGGPKLRVAHAGDAFVELADASGYALAVMPSAKGLVPEHHPHFIGTYWGAVSTAFCAEIVESADAYLFAGPIFNDYSSVGYSLLLKKEKAIVVQPDRVTIANGPSFGCVLMKDFLRALAKRLKHNKTAHENYSRIFVPNGHPLKSAPKEPLRVNVLFHHIQNMLSSETAVIAETGDSWFNCQKLKLPAGCGYEFQMQYGSIGWSVGATLGYAQAVPEKRVIAFIGDGSFQVTVQDVSTMIRNGQKNIIFLINNGGYTIEVEIHDGPYNVIKNWNYTGLVDAIHNGEGKCWTTKVRCEEELIEAIETATGAKKDSLCFIEVIAHKDDTSKELLEWGSRVSAANSRSPNPQ; this is encoded by the exons ATGGACACCAAAATCGGTTCCCTCGACGTTTGCAAGCCGGCGTGCACCAACGTCGGCAGCCTCCCGAACGGCGCCGCTTCGGCAATCCAAAGCACTGCCCCCTCCACCGTCAACTCCTCTGACGCCACTCTGGGTCGCCACATCGCCCGCCGCCTCGTCCAAATCGGCGTCACTGACGTGTTCACTGTCCCCGGTGACTTTAACTTGACCCTCCTCGACCACCTCATCGCCGAGCCCGGGCTCACCAACATCGGCTGCTGCAACGAACTCAACGCCGGGTACGCTGCTGACGGCTACGCTCGGTCGCGGGGAGTCGGGGCGTGTGTTGTTACTTTCACTGTCGGTGGGCTCAGTGTTCTCAATGCTATCGCCGGAGCTTACAGTGAGAATCTTCCATTGATTTGTATAGTTGGAGGACCCAACTCGAACGATTACGGGACGCACAGGATTCTTCACCACACTATTGGCTTACCGGATTTTAGCCAAGAGCTGACATGCTTCCAGACCGTCACTTGCTATCAG GCTATGGTAAATAATCTGGAAGATGCTCATGAAATGATTGATACCGCAATTTCAACCGCCTTGAAAGAAAGCAAGCCTGTTTATATCAGCATAAGCTGCAACTTGGCTGGAATTCCTCATCCTACTTTTAGCCGGGATCCTGTTCCGTTTTCATTGTCTCCAAG ATTGAGCAATCATTTGGGCTTAGAGGCTGCCGTGGAGGCAGCTGCAGAGTTCTTGAACAAGGCAGTAAAGCCGGTTATGGTTGGGGGGCCTAAACTTCGAGTTGCACATGCTGGCGATGCCTTTGTTGAACTAGCTGATGCTAGTGGTTATGCTCTGGCTGTCATGCCATCTGCAAAGGGGCTTGTGCCAGAGCACCACCCCCATTTCATTGGAACATACTGGGGTGCTGTGAGCACTGCCTTTTGCGCCGAGATTGTGGAGTCTGCAGATGCATACTTGTTTGCTGGACCGATTTTCAATGACTACAGCTCTGTTGGATACTCTCTGCTTCTTAAGAAAGAGAAGGCAATTGTGGTGCAGCCTGATCGCGTGACCATAGCAAATGGCCCTTCATTTGGTTGTGTTCTCATGAAGGATTTCCTCCGAGCTCTGGCAAAGAGGCTCAAGCACAACAAAACTGCTCATGAGAACTACAGCAGGATCTTTGTTCCCAACGGACACCCTCTAAAGTCTGCACCGAAAGAACCTTTGAGGGTTAATGTACTGTTCCACCACATCCAGAATATGCTGTCAAGTGAAACTGCTGTTATTGCTGAGACAGGGGACTCATGGTTTAACTGCCAGAAACTGAAATTGCCGGCTGGTTGCGG GTATGAGTTCCAAATGCAGTATGGATCAATTGGTTGGTCAGTTGGAGCAACTCTTGGGTATGCTCAAGCTGTTCCTGAGAAGCGTGTGATTGCTTTCATCGGCGATGGGAGTTTCCAG GTGACTGTTCAAGATGTGTCCACCATGATCCGAAATGGGCAGAAGAACATCATCTTCCTGATAAACAACGGCGGATACACAATTGAGGTGGAGATCCATGACGGACCCTACAATGTGATCAAGAACTGGAACTACACTGGACTAGTTGATGCCATCCACAACGGGGAGGGCAAGTGCTGGACAACCAAG GTCCGTTGCGAAGAGGAGCTGATTGAAGCGATTGAGACTGCAACCGGGGCGAAGAAGGATAGCTTGTGCTTCATTGAGGTGATAGCCCACAAGGATGATACCAGCAAAGAGTTGCTTGAGTGGGGGTCTAGGGTTTCTGCTGCCAACAGCCGCTCACCCAACCCTCAGTAA